The following DNA comes from Magnolia sinica isolate HGM2019 chromosome 18, MsV1, whole genome shotgun sequence.
ctataaaggccataacaaccctataattgtctgttatggggcagatacaggttttccatacttattaatcaacattacgaggcagatacatgtttttcggatttttttcaatagagagagagagagagaaagagactgTAACAACCGTTAGGGGGGCCATAACAGCCGTCAcgacccatatcgtaaaggtaacagtggtggttgTTACATCCACCGTTACCATTATAGAACACTTTGCCTCTGATCCTTTCAATCGACGAGGATAATGGAGGGCCAAAGCCGTTCAGATTTGATATTTCGTGGCTGAAGATAGAAGGATTTCAGCAGCTAATCAAAGATTGGTGGTTAGGTTTCAGAGTTCATGGCTATGCGGGGTACAGATTATGTAAAAAAGCTGAATCTTCTAAAGGAGAACATAAATGGGTAGAAAAAGGTTGAACTTTGTAAAAGGGAGCTAGAAACAGATGCAATTCTTACCGAACTGCAGTCGATTGATTCATTAGCTAAAGAAGATCCGATGGTCAGTGAAAGTTGGTCCAGAAGAGTTCAGTTAGTCCAAGACTATTCAGCCAGGGTGATTAAAGATGAAATCTCTTGGACGCAGAAATCTCAAAGCAAATAGATAAAAGAAGGTgataaaaatacaaaatatttcCATAGTATTGCCAGCGCACGAGCAAGAGTTACCAAGATCAGCAGCTTGGTAGTGAATGGGGTTCGAACAGAGGATAAACAACACATTTTCGAAGAGGCCATTAGTTATTTTAGTAATCTCctttaggaagaaggatggcatAGGCCTAAGCTGGATCATCTCCATTTTGATCGTCTCCCACACATGGAAGTCAGGGCTCTTGAATCTCAATTTACACCTGAAGAAGTTAAAGATGCGCTGCAAGCTTTGGGAGGAGATAAGGCCCCCGGGCCAGATGGCATTCCGATTTCTTTCTTTCAAACTTTTTGGGATGTTCTTCAGGGAGATGTTGTggaatttttcattgaattccaCGAAAGAGGTCGTATATCCAAAGCGCTTGGGGCGTCTTTCGTTGTGCTTATTCCTAAAATCTCGGGAGCAGATTCCTTGCAGGATTTCAGACCAATCAGTCAAATCGGTGGACCCTGTAAGATTTTGGCTAAAGTCTTGGCATCTCGGTTGAGAGGGCTATTGGGTAAGATTATATCTCATAAGTGCGTTCATTACGAGAAGACAAATTATCAATAGTGCCCTGATTGCCTACGAATGTTTGGATCTAGCCATAAATCTGCATCCAAGGGCCTTTTATGCAAGGTTGATTTAGAGAAGGCATACGACCATGTCAACTAGAATTTCCTTCAATATATGTTGCACTAGATGGGCTTCGAGGTCAAACGGCAAACATGGATGAGGGAATGCGTCAGATCGGTGTTCTTCTCGATTTTAATCAACGGATCTCCTAAAGGTTTCTTCAAAAGTTCTAGGGGCTTGCGTCAGGGTGATCCGCTATCTCCATTTCTATTCCTTATAGTGGGGGAGGCCCTCTCCAAAGTAAAGGTCAGTTCGAAGGCACCATCAGCGGATTCAAGGTTAAAGGAATGGACTCTTTCATATCTCATATCCAGTTCGCAGACGACACTCTTCTATTCTGTGAAGCAGACCTGGATAAAGTTAGTAATCTTTGTACTCCTATTTGCTGTTCCGAAGCAGTCTCGGGTCTCAAAGTTAATTTGAATAAGTCGAAGATGTTTGCCGTCAAcatggatgaagcaaaaacaAGAATCAAGAATCTTTGTTGATTTCTTTGACTGTTCAATGGGAAGCTTTCCAACAACTTTTGTCGACCTTCCACTGAGTGGGTAAACCCCCAAAGGTTTTATGGGATAAAGTCATAGATAGATTTGAAACATACTTAGCCAGATGGAAATGCAGATATTTATCCTTGGGAGGTCGCCTCACTCTGATTAAAGCAGCACTATCAAATTTGCCCCTATACTTCATGTCCCTGTTCAAATGTCCGACTACGATTCTGGCAACTCTGGAAAGATTAAGACGAGATTTTCTTTGGCATGGGAAGGAGGAAAAGAAGAAATTTCATTTGGTTGACTGGAAGGAGGTGTGTCAGCATATTCAAGAAGGCGGTGCAGGAGTTAGAGATCTTAAAAATATGAAGCGGGCCCTTTTAGCAGGTGGTTTTGGAGATTCAGAACTAAAGATGGGACTCTATGGAATACTCTGATTAAATGCAAATATGGTCATTCGGCGGGTGGTTGGTGGACCAAGGATTCTTCAATCTATAGAGCATCAGCATTGTGGAGAGGCGTGTTATCTATTCAGAAGGAAGTCCACATGGGTATCAGACATTCCATAGGAATAGGTGACAATACTCGcttttgggaagatatttgggtGGGAGCAGTCGCCTTAAAAGAGGAATTTCCGAGTATCTATCGTTTGGCCCCAAATAGATCCATATCGGTCGTTGATTGCTATTCCATCCTCGGGAATGATATCGTATGGAACCCTCCCTGCAGAAGGAATCTTTATGACTAGGAAATCGGAGAATTTACTGCCTTACTCGGGCGCATCTGCAATGGCAAACCAGATCAGCAACGTGCAAATAGGCTCGTTTGGAGACCCGATAAAAATGGAATCTTTTCGGTGAAGTCCTTGTATTATTGCACTGACAGGAAAGCAGATGTCACAATGGAGACCATGACAGATAAAGTGTGGAAATATAAAGTCCCTCCAAAGATTGCGGTTTtcggttggttggttggtaagaGGAAGGCTTTAATAGTCGATAATCTGAGGAAAAGGGGAATGATAATTACTAATATTTGTCTTTGTTGCATGGCTAATGAAGAATCGGTGGacatctcttcattcattgcccCTTTTTTAATCAGGTTTGGTCAGCAATCCTATCCTCTTTTGCCGTCTCTTGGTCCTTTCCTAATTCGACGGATCGTCTGCTTAAAGCCTGGCATGGTGTTATCCTAGGTAAGCAAAGATTTACGGTCTAGAGAACAGCCCTTTTAGTTGTGTGGTGGGcagtgtgggaagaaagaaatgggagatgtttcCAATCCGGTGGGATCCAGAGTCAAAAGAGTGCATCAGTATATTATTGAATGGGCTTGTACTGCGGtaaatttaaagggttgtaatctgTTTCTATCTGGAGGGCAATCGGTTCGCTATCTCAGCGGGTTGTTCCCCTCTTTGTATCTTTCCTCTTTAATGAATTCGTTGTTgattctcaaaaaaataaaaaaaaagatatcGCATTACTCCAATCATCATTTTAACATACACTAAGAAGGCGAGAGCTCATGAATGACCCCACAAGTAGCCCTACCTCTATGTTTCCAATGTATAAATTTCGAGGAAATAGGCAATCGTCCATCAGGCTATTTAGTCAGCCAAACAAAATGTACACGTGGGACCTAACTTCTggttatccaaaccattcgtatGGTGTGCCCCATCATGGATGAGGGAAGCCCCAGGCATCACCGTATTGGATGATCCTAAACCATTCAATAGCCCCTCTAAATGTGGGCCATTGGCACTGTGCATTTGCAAACAACCAATTGGATGGCTAGAAGCCTCTGATCAGAGGGATATTTGGGCACATCTGCCACATGATCAGGTCCaacagatgaatggtttagattaccAAAAGGCAGGCCCCAGCTGTGCAATTATTGGGTCAAATGGAAAATGTTGTTCCTTTGGATCAAGCATCATATATTATCCCGAACAATCAATAAAGACAGCATGTGAAAGGCATGCACCCCATCTACAAAGGATGTTACAGAGTTTTTCATGGGTGACAGAAAGAGTGATCCAACTTTGCCACAAGATAACCCCAAGTATGTTAAAGATTGGTATTGGAAACATTTGACTCAATAGAAGTTCATCGATCAGGAAAACAAGAAGAGTTAATGCTGCTAGACAGGATTCCATCAGATAAAGTATGCAGAACTTACGGTAATCTCCATAGGAGCAAATGGCTCTGCATCTTTGCCTCGCTCAACCGGGATTGGAGGATACTTAACACTCTGTACACGGAAACGAATCTGCAAGTTGAATCACAAAAGTTAGCATGCACGAATTTCaaaaggaatcatgcaccagattTAGTTAAAGTGTAATTTAAAGATCATGAGATTACAAGACACACCTCCTCGTCTAGATCTAAAAATAACTCTCCTTGTTCATCATACTCCCAAACCCATATGCCACTTTCCTCCCTATAGTGCTCAAAAAAGATTTGAGAGTGACgttatgaaaaaaagaaaaaaaaaattatatatatatatatatgaagaatCGTCACAGAGCAGTCTTAAATAACAATCTTCCCGCAAGATCATGTAACATCAAACAATCACATAAATAGTTATCAGTAAAAGCAAGGGTTCTTACATCCTGTATGGCTGTCTCAGAAGATGGACGGGTACAAAAATGTCATTAAAAAACCCAACAGACACTGCAATGACAAGTTCAACATCAGTTTGTACATACAGATACAAAATGAAGTAATTTATAGCTGAAGTGTTCATGATAACTAAACCAGCAAACAGAATATGAACCTGCAAAATCAATAGACATAAGAAATGTTTTACGTCATCAAGATGAAtctcaacatgaatttgttttcATTTAGAGTTGAAAACATTGATCTTAATATTAGATGGCCTCAAATAAATTCCATAGCGGAAAACCATGCCTTGCAAGAAATAAGGAAACAGAGCCCTCAAGTGTGACAGTGAAGCCCAATCATTACAAACTTACAGGTCAAAGATAGAACCAAACCTTCGTTACAAAACAGATGGTTAACTAGGTCCTTACTTCTCAACTATGGGGTTAGGGAATTGCCTGTTTCCCtgggggtgtttggataggaagaATCCAAAAATGCAGATATGGAAAACCTCCTGTGGAAATATCACAATGCggaacgtgtgtgtgtgtgtgtgtgtgtgtgtgtatccactCTTTGTTTTGCATGCTCCATTTCCATGGTAAAGGGTCAACAGTGAGAGGCATCTCTCGTTACCGTGGAAATGCCCATAGATTAGCTTTTGGGGAAGAAATCAATTCACTCATTGTCCGCAAGAAAGCGCAATAGTGACAGTCTATTGCCACAGCTACTTTTTATAATACAACAACGGAAAAAACAATCTGTGGAAATTGATTTCATTTCTAGCTTCCCACACAGCTGATATGGGAGGATTTTTTAGAAGGGAAGCAAGtgaatttgatgcaggacatgaaaattaaatatgatatgcgagatttcaggcttaagatcacgttagttcagaaacaattacacaaattccatatcccacatgaaagtccaagcattcaattaaagggaatctatgtgggtccaggcctacacatgatagggctggatcaataaaaattataaaccaaacgatacttaaagataagaaacaatcatccacacatgcgtagtaatcagtccctaatccaagggattcaccaatttcaaatcaaggaaccctaggataagaaaagggggcataaaattggagatttgagtaatttagggttaggtttagggattttgggtgaaagcgaagtgaaagagaggagagagacacatcaaagaagtaccgcacgcgtggaaaacaacaatggcccagacgcacatacGTGTGATCtcagccgcacgtgtgtggggcccactattcagaaaaaagccaccttggccctggtcagccagggatggactccaaaacccccaaatctcatttcgatccgatgtacggtttgtgcgtggtgctccaccgaagtttcagccctcctgtagggccagattctgaaattctgctgtggggaggagaattgctgcaatagatgattgattggaagtgtagatgatggggtgagatgagaagaagagatAGTAGAAAATGGGtaatagagatggcgatggatgggaacgaatcgggatagatgtggcttcgcaccatggtagttaacccttcgatgaagggagggcttcacacccaattaggcttcacaactcagagagtaggaaaacgcagaatttttattattcttcaatgaatgaaaaaaagctacaaggggtgcctatttataagaaaaccatataccccaaaactcgcgccatgtgcacaacctattacttggcaatgaagtaaaccaaaataaaaactaatcatagAAATCTGAAGcatccatgatgttctaaataacattaataagcaaaacctaaaatatgaaatcaatctgactagtgggccacgatcatgagatctcatgatgggcttttcttgactaacgggcccacccttttgaatcaaaacttcgtcttctagctaggaggccctccctggacgtcgtcattgatccagatcgacggtggggccctccttctagcgtacatgcgtaggggggggCGACGTGAGTGCGCGtgcgcgcgtgatgtccccatcaatattATGTGTGGCATTTTCAACGACAGGCATCCACAAATTTCACAACTTATCACCCACTTGTGACATTTCACATGCTAGTTCAGGGACCTGCAGCTTTAACACTTATTCCCCATAGACATTAGGTCTCTAGAGAGATCAAGGCAAGGTTTGGAAGCATTGTCCAGTTTGATATAGATTAAcctgtgggtcccatctattTACAGGACTTTGCTAGATCTTGAATATAGTCATAGATCTCCCTCAATGGAAGCTTACAGTAGGTCCAACAACTCTATCCTTCCAGGCTCTACTTGCGGAAAGGTACATGTTCAAACCACTACGGTCTCAGAACCAACTACAGCACCTTCTCCATGGCATATGGCATGTAAAGGTAAGATAATATCTTAATTAATACACGATCATCACATAGGACGCAATTAGTATAGTTAATTGACTACATAAATAGCAGTCTTCTCATATTTATATAGGTGGATTGATTTAACAAGTAAAAGCCACAAGTCCTTGGCGTGGGCCGACCGGTTGGCCTCTCAGTATGTGCGACTCATCTTTTCCCATCCATGGACAATGCCCTCCCGGCCTTAATTGGTCACATCGTGCCACCGATGCTATCACTTTGAAAAAATTAGATTGCTCAAAGCAAGTCGAAGCTTTGTATGGATGCTACTTGGGCTCCTCCCAGTGCTGCCTAGGCATGTCGCACTGCTTGGACCCATCCCAATGTTTCCTAGGCACACCTTGGCTCTGTTTGGGCCATCCAGATGCTACTTCAGGCCCATACCGATGCTGCTTAGTACCACATTGGATAGCTAGTTATTCATTGAACTGGACCTTTTGCTTCACAGTTCATGTTTGTACTTGGGCATTGCAAAGCTTGTTCTAGCCTTGTGTAGGTCTGTCTGGTCCCATTTTAGGCACCTAGCTCTGTTAGACCCGCCACTAACCGGACTTGCATGTGCAAACTATTATATGCATAAGGTACGAATTAATCCCATGGTCAACCCTTACCCATACAATTGACCGTATTTTAGCAAGATACActcaatttttcatattttgataaTTAGACACCCCATCTACATACAACATATCCACGCAAAATCCTCTAGGGTGTTTCTAGGACACGCCATAAGCATGCTCTGACACTAAGGTAAAAAATGCATTAGAGCGATGGACCAATGGTCATAAAAACAGGTCCTAAGCAATTGTATAAGATGAAAATTACAGTATACAGTATCAATAAGTCAAACTTAGCAATGCAGCCGGTTCAATAGAAGCAAAGAAAAGTGGGAATGATTCAGCCTAGGGCAAGAGGTGTGGCAGAATGATTTTTTTTAGGTAAAGGTGTGACAGATTGATGCGACAGAGAAGGCTacataaagaaaaacaaatgatAGGTAGCACTATagcataataataaaaataatataatattgttATTGTCACCATCATTATTACGACTATTATCATACTTAAAAAGGATGGAGAGATTGATAAGGACATTTTCAACGTAACCATAGTTGGGTGGATGCAATAGTGAAGCGCCACTAAAGTTTGAAACTTCGGGGAAATTTTTATGACACAACCATCTATGTTGTAAGGGGCAGTATGTTGTTCAGCTAGATGGTAATGGCTTCAAAGACCAAGTGTTGTagagatgaggatgttgagatggatgtgtggGAAGACTAAGAAGGATAAAATCCAGAATAGGGTCATCTAAGGAAACCTAGGATTAGGAGTAGTTCTAATAAGAGATAAAATAATGGAGAGCAAATTGAGATGGTTTGGACATGTGCAACAAACCCAGGAGATGGCTCTAGTAACAAGGGGAACATTGATTAGGgtttgaaggccctttgataggATTGATTAGTAAATGAGATGCAAGAAACCAGCACCAAATATCTTTGAcaagaatgatgatgatgaacaaccaccacaatcatcatcatcattattattattacaagAAGAATTGTGGTAGCAAGAACATGACAAACATCATAGAAATAACCACCCTAGAACAATACAATtgctaaaaaggaaagaaaatggaaaggtagcaataaaaaaagaaaaacacaaatagaagagaaagcTTCAATCATCAAGAAAAGTAGCACATAGATTGcccaaaaaaggaaaacaaccatAACAACGACAACGACGACAACAACAAAAAGCATGGTAGGAGTGCTTGCATCGAGGTCCAAAACAAAATACACTATAAGGATGATGTCTCATGGATCACACTAGATGTAGTAAAAAAGTCCTTATTGATGCAGGACAGATGGCCTAGCCTAGAATGATGCAATGAGATTATCAACAAATTAGATTAACTAGAACAATTTAAAGAACAAAATAATGTTAATCAATCACAAGCTTAATGAATTCAAGTATTTAACTATGCTCAGATTCCAAACTGAATCACAACCCGTCAGTTAAATCTTATAAAATGTGATTGGATAGGACCTATGGAAGGTaggacttccatctagcataggtaCTGATCATCATTCAAAGGAAGTACTTAGTCCTTGTTAGGGTTGATAGGCTAGGGCTGATTTGGAGGTTTAAGGAATTGTAAAATAGGTTCAGCTTTTCATATTTGGGGAATATAacgtttggggatttggggattttggatttggaaattagggtttgtggttttagggatttggggttagggttttagggattTAAGGGTTATAGGAAACTAGGTTTGGGATTTTAGATTTTATAGATTATGGTTTGAATAGTGTAAACAAATGATGAAAGGAATGGAAGGCTAACCATACGGACAGCCTCTATCCATACGGTTGTACGGACAGATGGGTATGGCATGGTATGGTCGTACGGGTGTACGGTCAGTGGAGGTGGGTTGGACGGGAGTTTGGGATAGGTTAGGTTACGGGTGCATAGTTTGGGAGAAAGAAGAACAATGATAGATGTAGAGATTGTTGGTTgatgagaaataaaaaataaaaaataaacgggggagagaaagagagagaaaagagaagaaataaagGATAACTAGGAATCACTCCATGGCATCACACCAAATTGCTCCAATCAAAAGAAGTTTTACTTCATCACAAAACAAAGAGagaggatttttttatttcatatccAATAATGGCTAGAGTGGGGACATCCAACCCGTATATAGTCTCAGGGAAGGCTTTTTATAAAAAGACGTTCtcaaataaaaaaattcacaTAAAAacactcaataaaataaaatttgttcctaACTTCCTAAACTCAGCaaaaatataacctaaaccaaaaataacaaacatataaaccactaaataaactaaactatttcatggcccatgatCAATATGTCCAATGAAGATGATCTAACGGTCGGAATGGTCTAACTAAGTCACCCgcatgcatcttcccaatgtggggcCTTCAAAGATGCACAATCATGCATGTGGTTTCTTAAACGGGCTAGGCACTCGAATTGTTCCAAAACTCAACAATGACAATGGTCCAACTAAAAAAATTTCACATAAAAACACtcgataaaataaaatttgttcctaACTTCCTAAACTCAGCAAAAATATAAGCTAAACTAAAAATAACAAACatataaacaactaaataaactaaactatttcgtggcccacgATCAATATGTCCAATGACGATGATCTAATGGTCGAAATGGTCCAACTaggtagcccacatgcatcttcccaatgtggggcCTTCAAAGATGCACAATCATGCATGTGGTTTCTTCAACAGGCTAGGCACTTGAATTGGACCCATGGGACCCATGTATACATCACCTAGCCAAAAAGAAATGGGAGCTCTCCTCATCTAGTATATACTCTAACTAGTGCTCTAATGTCCTCATCAATTATTAACAcacaaaacaaaaggaaaagaatCAAAGTTATGGCGCAACTGACAATACATTATACAAAATATCACTCAATACTCTTGAGAGGGATCACATATAGTTCAACAATGTGTTTATGCCCACATGAGTAGAGTTTAACATTCATAGAGGGTGCAATCTCAGAATCCCCAGGATAAAACAAAGGGTACACACCTGGAGAAAGATGAAATAAACAATAACATAAGGCTGCAAAAGAACCTTAGAATAACCCATTTCTCACTATGGATAAAGGTATGCCAAAACATTTCCATAATGGCCGTAATGTAACAGCAACAATGGTGATTGTTATGCGTTACGACCCAAAACAGGCGTTACAAGCCGTTACAGGgcgaaaataaaaattaaaaaaaaaaaaaaaatttaagcccATAGTGGCTGTAACCATCACAgcccgtatcataatggtaacggtggtggccattacggccaccattaccgttatggaataccttgctatGGATTTGTACTCTAGAACATCATCAAGTATGGGAGAACCCTCATTCCGTTATAAGATGGGTACGCATACAAAGCACAAAGAAAAAAGACACTTTGGCACTAATGAACGGCTCaccaaacataaagaaaaattttgccCATGCCTAGAACAAGAAAAGAATAATATTATGTGCATTGTTCAATCAAAGAGCAGGACGACAAAACCAAAACAAGCTCCAAATGTTTTGTTGATGAGCAAAAAAGTATCATGGTAGTCATAAGTGGAAAAACATTTGCACAACATACAACGCAAACCATAAGCACCAGACTTTTCAATCTTTCCCGTGAGAACCTCTCCAACAAATGGGCGAAACATAACCAATCTAAAAGTCACCTGCCAAAAGACCATGACATTCAATGAGTTACACCAACAAACATAAagcagagagagagggggagagaacgAGAGTAAACTTGAAAAAGAAAGTTTTGAGAAGATAAAAGCTTACTTCAGGCCGAACAAAACATTTTTTAACTTACACTTGAACAAAGCCtctcttttagaaaaaaaaaaaaaaaaaacactttgaaACTCCTGGAAGTTACCACCTTTACTTAGATGTCCCACAAAATGTTGTAAAAATGCAACAGACTGTCCATTGTTATGGAATTACAACAGCTTCTCCATTTGGCAGGCCCAATGCA
Coding sequences within:
- the LOC131232521 gene encoding DNA-directed RNA polymerase III subunit rpc8 isoform X2, which codes for MFALSCIEHKLPLPPHLLGLPREQAVKQELERLFLDKINGGFIVPGEGAATYEVTFRLVMFRPFVGEVLTGKIEKSGAYGLRLSVGFFNDIFVPVHLLRQPYRMEESGIWVWEYDEQGELFLDLDEEIRFRVQSVKYPPIPVERGKDAEPFAPMEITLMMGWALFLGGSNIELPNFQGEAACNVIASFKFRCWEMLLISRCGTY
- the LOC131232521 gene encoding uncharacterized protein LOC131232521 isoform X3 → MFALSCIEHKLPLPPHLLGLPREQAVKQELERLFLDKVIPNLGLCISIYDIEKINGGFIVPGEGAATYEVTFRLVMFRPFVGEVLTGKIEKSGAYGLRLSVGFFNDIFVPVHLLRQPYRMEESGIWVWEYDEQGELFLDLDEEIRFRVQSVKYPPIPVERGKDAEPFAPMEITGSIVDDGLGLVSWW